In the genome of Coraliomargarita algicola, one region contains:
- a CDS encoding DUF5107 domain-containing protein, producing the protein MNSVKVSVDSVSLPTYPEASAEKLPMFAENRVHQRTSGKPYPNRVVLKTRRAACCEQAYQMIRLENEFLAIEILPELGGRIYSAKDKTTGYDFFYKQSVIKPALIGALGSWVSGGLEFNWPYHHRPSTFMPVDYEIENESDGAITVWLSEHDPIERMKGMVGIRLRPGHAIFETRMQLTNRTAVPRSFLWWENAAVPVNKDYQIFFPTDVSYVNFHYHRSVTTWPKASGVYNGIRLGEDIDIRQHANTKSPTSYFSAASKYDFFGGYDHGKECGVVHVADHHVSPGKKLFTWAYNQLSKTWERALTDTDGEYAELMAGSYTDNQPDFAWLEPYETKKFSQFWYPIHKIGAPIYANTRCALNLDSERATLSILTTASYPAAKVRVSSEGKPRLDTVCELSPAAAITLPIQGQLNGNALRIEVFAQDGKSIARYQSVAKVAEEIPAPWTDIPGPSHFHGAQELHLAGCHVDQYRSPKDLPHVYWEAALQRDPDYAPALIDLGTLHYKQGQYAQARERLEQAKAVLTRHNGNPRSGEVFYMLGLVLKAQGEIDAAYDAFYKASWNEAMRSKAMTQIACIDGIRSEYTSMLEHAEAALEHAADNPLATSLTILAELKLGNKTSALHRIVSARSRDPLQLMLGYLDHLANDLSLAEFIEGLKTAHSQNALDLAFELIGAGFQAEATELLASLNKPADPMVHYTLASLYLEAGDSSETQAAIARGEAINVPHTYPARLEEMAVLRTIIAHSPEHTAKAQYYLACLLYDKSQYIEAAKLWQQSLALDASFAPNYRNLAIAYYSHLDRKSEVLHLLHAALKLSPTDEQLIYETCYVMSKLATAPEERLALLKAHCDPTTTERDDIILEWARALTQSNQPAAALELLNNYHFTPCEGGEHAVVEQYMFAHHLHGRKAFAQGNYAEALQHFRDAQQLPQSLEAGLWSETWLVPHQLFEANCLDALKRHDEARPLYQHILQLEIDYFSNMHLPELPVYQARALQALGKFARAEQILRNCLREWNQALKNSDGGYFGTTPFFISYIEQAEQARSAHFKYLIAKAKAALGDRSSAQTDLTLSQANDPARLHAWIDLKELNA; encoded by the coding sequence ATGAACTCTGTAAAAGTCAGCGTCGATTCGGTATCACTGCCCACTTATCCCGAAGCCTCCGCCGAGAAGCTACCCATGTTTGCCGAAAACCGTGTGCATCAACGCACCAGCGGTAAGCCCTACCCCAACCGTGTGGTGCTAAAAACACGCCGTGCCGCATGCTGCGAGCAAGCATATCAAATGATTCGCCTGGAAAACGAATTCCTAGCCATCGAGATCCTGCCTGAGCTGGGAGGGCGCATTTATTCCGCCAAGGATAAGACCACTGGCTATGACTTCTTTTACAAACAGAGTGTCATCAAACCTGCGCTCATCGGCGCGCTCGGCTCTTGGGTCTCTGGCGGCTTGGAGTTCAATTGGCCCTACCACCATCGCCCTTCCACTTTTATGCCGGTCGACTATGAAATCGAGAATGAGTCCGACGGCGCGATCACGGTCTGGCTCTCGGAACATGATCCGATCGAGCGCATGAAAGGCATGGTCGGCATCCGCCTACGCCCCGGACATGCGATCTTCGAGACTAGGATGCAGCTCACCAATCGCACCGCAGTTCCGCGCTCATTCCTATGGTGGGAAAACGCCGCCGTGCCAGTCAACAAAGACTACCAAATCTTCTTCCCGACTGATGTTTCGTATGTAAATTTCCACTACCATCGTTCCGTCACTACCTGGCCCAAGGCATCGGGTGTTTATAATGGCATTCGACTCGGGGAAGACATCGACATCCGCCAGCATGCGAATACCAAGAGCCCCACCTCCTACTTCTCAGCGGCTTCGAAATACGACTTCTTTGGTGGCTACGATCATGGTAAAGAATGCGGCGTTGTCCACGTAGCCGACCACCACGTCTCCCCGGGGAAGAAGCTCTTCACCTGGGCTTACAACCAACTGTCTAAAACTTGGGAACGCGCGCTAACCGACACCGACGGCGAATACGCCGAACTAATGGCAGGTAGCTACACCGACAATCAACCAGATTTTGCTTGGCTGGAACCTTATGAAACTAAGAAGTTCTCACAATTCTGGTATCCGATCCACAAAATAGGTGCCCCAATTTATGCCAATACGCGCTGTGCGCTCAATTTAGATAGTGAGCGAGCCACCCTTTCAATCCTGACGACTGCGAGCTATCCCGCAGCAAAAGTCCGAGTCAGCTCTGAAGGTAAGCCGCGACTCGATACAGTTTGCGAGCTCTCACCTGCTGCGGCGATTACACTGCCAATCCAGGGACAACTCAATGGAAATGCCCTCCGCATTGAAGTTTTCGCACAAGACGGAAAAAGCATCGCCCGCTACCAGAGTGTCGCAAAAGTCGCCGAAGAAATCCCAGCACCATGGACTGACATCCCAGGCCCATCACATTTCCATGGAGCTCAAGAACTGCACCTCGCAGGCTGTCACGTCGACCAATATCGTAGCCCCAAGGATTTACCGCACGTTTATTGGGAGGCAGCCTTGCAACGGGATCCTGACTATGCGCCCGCGTTGATTGACCTTGGAACGCTTCACTACAAGCAAGGTCAATACGCCCAAGCGCGCGAGCGTCTGGAGCAGGCAAAGGCTGTGCTCACGCGGCACAATGGCAATCCACGTAGTGGTGAAGTATTCTACATGTTAGGCTTGGTGCTCAAAGCACAAGGTGAAATCGATGCCGCCTACGATGCGTTCTATAAAGCGAGCTGGAATGAAGCCATGCGCTCAAAGGCGATGACTCAGATCGCCTGCATCGATGGTATACGCAGTGAATACACAAGCATGCTAGAACATGCCGAAGCCGCACTGGAACATGCAGCGGACAATCCGCTGGCCACTTCGCTAACGATCTTGGCCGAGCTCAAGCTAGGCAACAAGACGAGCGCACTTCACCGCATCGTAAGCGCCCGAAGTAGAGACCCCTTACAGCTCATGCTAGGCTACCTCGATCACTTAGCAAACGACTTAAGCCTTGCTGAATTTATAGAGGGTCTAAAGACAGCCCACTCTCAAAACGCACTCGATCTAGCCTTCGAGTTAATCGGAGCCGGCTTCCAAGCAGAAGCCACAGAATTACTAGCCAGCCTAAACAAGCCTGCAGATCCGATGGTGCACTACACGCTCGCCAGCTTATATCTCGAAGCCGGCGACAGCAGCGAGACACAAGCAGCCATCGCCCGAGGAGAAGCCATTAATGTGCCTCACACCTACCCCGCGCGACTGGAAGAAATGGCAGTATTACGGACCATCATCGCGCATTCCCCGGAGCACACAGCCAAAGCGCAATATTATTTAGCCTGTCTGCTGTATGATAAATCACAATACATTGAGGCGGCCAAACTCTGGCAACAATCCTTGGCACTCGATGCCAGCTTTGCCCCCAATTACCGTAATTTGGCCATCGCCTACTACAGCCATCTCGACCGCAAGAGCGAAGTGCTCCACTTGCTCCACGCCGCACTCAAGCTCAGCCCCACAGACGAGCAATTAATCTACGAGACTTGCTATGTGATGAGCAAGCTGGCGACAGCACCGGAAGAACGGCTTGCCCTGCTCAAAGCACACTGTGATCCAACCACGACCGAACGTGACGACATCATATTGGAATGGGCGCGCGCACTGACTCAATCAAACCAGCCCGCGGCCGCCCTCGAATTACTCAATAACTACCATTTCACCCCCTGCGAAGGCGGCGAACACGCGGTAGTAGAGCAATATATGTTTGCTCACCACCTACATGGCCGTAAGGCCTTTGCTCAGGGCAATTACGCAGAAGCACTGCAACATTTCCGCGATGCACAACAGCTCCCACAAAGCTTAGAAGCCGGCCTCTGGAGCGAAACATGGCTGGTGCCGCATCAACTTTTTGAGGCCAACTGTCTGGATGCACTCAAGCGACACGATGAAGCGCGGCCGCTCTACCAGCACATTTTGCAACTGGAGATTGATTACTTCTCTAATATGCATCTACCCGAACTCCCCGTTTATCAAGCGCGCGCGCTACAGGCTCTCGGAAAATTCGCTCGTGCGGAACAGATTCTACGCAACTGCTTACGCGAATGGAATCAGGCACTCAAGAACAGCGATGGCGGCTACTTCGGCACCACCCCATTCTTCATTAGCTACATCGAACAAGCCGAACAAGCCCGCAGTGCGCACTTCAAATATCTAATCGCCAAAGCAAAAGCAGCACTCGGCGATCGCAGCAGCGCACAGACCGATTTAACTCTAAGCCAAGCCAACGACCCCGCCCGACTCCATGCCTGGATCGACCTAAAAGAACTTAACGCTTAA
- a CDS encoding alpha/beta hydrolase, which produces MTHTIQTKLNNKLLCLLCYSFYCLLLSSLNAAAENSMTTENIEHTDTLKIVRNIQYSEAAGEKGYGDLFLPQDVESPRTVLLIHGGAWKHMTRQRVQQVAAFIAEQGYAVFNVSYRLLPQAPYPACEVDCIDAAKFLLEGEHPAIQALDRSQIVVGGLSAGGHLALVTGLKLPTEQIAGILDICGPTELHAPELEGLMRSSGLAKDEPNKMEIFKAASPTLLAAEKESLPPLLVLHCQQDGIVNIKQAYRIMDVWNQAGANLQAFLYEGNPKGGHNIWRTGKSEPDLHYKLEHQIISFLNSFFQK; this is translated from the coding sequence ATGACACATACAATCCAAACCAAACTAAACAATAAGCTACTTTGCCTCCTATGTTATAGCTTTTATTGCCTACTCTTATCTTCTCTGAATGCAGCAGCAGAAAATAGCATGACCACCGAAAACATTGAACACACCGATACACTGAAAATTGTTCGTAACATTCAATACAGCGAGGCCGCTGGAGAAAAAGGTTACGGCGATCTCTTCCTGCCGCAGGATGTTGAAAGCCCCCGCACAGTGCTACTCATCCACGGCGGTGCCTGGAAGCACATGACTCGCCAGCGCGTACAACAAGTCGCCGCCTTCATCGCCGAGCAAGGATACGCTGTCTTCAACGTCAGCTACCGCCTCTTGCCCCAAGCCCCCTACCCAGCCTGTGAAGTCGACTGTATTGACGCCGCTAAATTCCTATTGGAAGGCGAGCATCCCGCGATTCAAGCCCTCGACCGTAGCCAAATAGTCGTCGGAGGCTTATCCGCAGGAGGTCACCTCGCACTCGTCACCGGTCTCAAACTTCCGACCGAACAAATCGCGGGCATTCTTGATATCTGCGGCCCCACGGAACTCCATGCTCCCGAGCTAGAAGGACTCATGCGATCTTCGGGGCTCGCCAAAGATGAGCCCAATAAAATGGAAATATTCAAAGCAGCCTCCCCCACACTCTTGGCTGCCGAGAAAGAATCCCTCCCTCCACTCTTAGTCCTCCATTGCCAACAAGACGGCATCGTAAACATCAAACAAGCCTACCGCATCATGGATGTATGGAACCAGGCAGGAGCCAACCTACAGGCTTTTCTCTACGAAGGAAATCCGAAGGGCGGCCACAACATCTGGCGCACTGGCAAATCCGAGCCAGATCTGCATTACAAGCTAGAGCATCAAATCATCAGCTTTTTGAATAGCTTCTTTCAAAAGTAA